tttagaaaaaatgaaCTTATtgccataaataattttacacgaCAATAAGAAACTTATAAAAACACTTATCAACTtatgaaaatcaataattaatggATTAATTTATTACTCTTGAAGCAATAACTACACACCCATTAAACCATTTCcaatatgatttttttacaatctACGATATACATTCCATTCAAAACGTCATTTAAGAGAGTTTTAAGAGAACTTTTAACACCTTAGCGTTAAAGCATTTCTAATTGATTTTGGTAATCTGTTTATAAAGTAACCTGCCTATGACggtaaatgttcataaaccatCTATCTTTATGTGCATCCCCGTACAGTAGTTATCTCTGTCTATTGTCTCGTATTAATGTacgtctcgtcctctggttaaggcacatttggACAAACTAAGGTTGTTTATAAGGTGTAGGGACATGACATAGTAGGCAGTTGGAATTATTTGAACACTGTcctgcatgaatctctgaagttcaaatTTGCGATAGTACGAATAGATTTATTCAACTCAATCTTCCTGGTAACAAAGCTCGAGACTACTTCGTCTCAACAGTCTAGTTCGTAGATGATCGTTATCAATGAACAATCGACTTACGTCTCATTGATAACTAAAGTAATAGAAACGGTTATACCTCTAACCACGTTACAATGACTGCAATATTTGACGtcacaaaaaaattttcatatcCAAATAAGAGTAGGCTACTTTTTATGAGATATGAGTGTTgtagtatgaaataaaaataaatacccaGTGTAATGTTCACAACACAAATAGTCATATTTACAATACATCTACACTGCTTATATTGTAACTAGCCGTTACCCAAGGCTTGTTAGTAATTTCTTGCTGAATAAAAGAGATGGCATAGCCATATATTTCTAAATGGTATTTTACTCAGGAGAGAAGTGGTGCCAGTTGGAAGATATTGCCATTCAAATTTTCTGCTACAATTCTAAGCACTTGTTATAATCTTGATGCGTAAGCCTAATTATACTGTATTgcattgtaaaaataacatacagCATAGACcaagttgatttaaaatttgtcacTGGTACGATCTGCAGTAAAAGGTTCGTTACAGCTACGCTGTATGTAGAGGACTCGATTGGTCGACCTTGCTAATTATCGTAGTGCACTTAATGGTGCACCCGATTAGACAATGGGAATACATCTTCACCTGAATTACAcgatattttgtagtctaggtatctctgatgtcgaaacaatgtaataTCACCTCTTATTGAAACCTTATAATCGCTGTTGGGCACAGAATCTATGAAGACAACAaaattagttgttttataaaaaaagtgctTAATTAATTGACTggaaaaaaatttccaaatattaaatgtatagtgcttgatcagtagtgtctTGTAGATATCAAAAGTAAAGTAAGTTTTAATGCggatttaaagactgttataaaacccaacttttttacagaaataggttttacacacacacacacacacacacacacacacacacacacacacacacacacacacacacacacacacacgcacacacacgcacacacacacacgcacgcgcctTCTCGGGTGCATTGGGAGTGTTTTTGTGAAAGCTgcataatgtattatttgatttaaagtaaTGTACTAATTTGTTTACAGTATCTGCATGGAATTGTATAATAAtgcatgtattattataatattttttttctgaataaagatgtttgaactttaacttgaacttgaacacacacactcacacacacacacacacacgcacacacacacgcacgcacgcacgcgcgcgcgcacacacacacacacacacacacacacacgcacgcacgcacgcacgcacacacacaggttattattaagtcctgatactactggatatattccaaaaggATTGAGAAAtcgatttgattttgatttgaactCTTTTCACTCTTCATGCTAATGAATTTTATCAGTactcaatttaaaagtttattcaagTACTtcaaaaaaacgtaaaatgggcCTTTCATTTTCccactaaattatattaatgtttaaattctaCCTATCTTGAAATTCGACTTCAATTTCAAACAACTATTACTCGACTTATAAACTacccaaaaacataaaatttcttacaccttctttgtcatttaataatctttataattgtttcttatcatttttcccaaaaaacttgtaattttttagatattttcaaaacatcaaGCATGCATTTTTGGGCTAACAGCGACCACTTTTAAGCGCCAATAACGCAAAATGTATTGACTGTATAAAGGTTTCTTATAGGACATTTTTTGCTTAGAATTTGTCCTTCTCTCGAATGGTGAGGTTAGTTTATACAAATGTTTCCAACCCTAAAAAAGGATGGCAGCCACTCCTAGGGTAAAAGAACATATCAGCACTatgtcacttttatttttttggctaATGCCTAGCTACAGTGCAAATGTCATGTCAATCCGAAAAAAATGGTAGCCAAAATGTTTCAGTGATTGTACTACGACAACTTACACTTGTTGAATGTCGACGATAAAAGTTACATATTTCGTACTATCGTCAGGCTGTTGTCAAGCATTATTGTGAACTTGATCCTAGGCAAAcagtattgctagttcagttcctgtccaccaggttatTGGCTGAGTTAGGTTAAAGTAAGGCTGATACAAACCGCCGTTGTTGTACTCTCtttctcaaattttattttttcaaaataaaaaatccaattaTGCCAAGTCTTGTGAATGTTAAACTTTAATtagggtttttattatttatacaagatgatttttgttcttatgttttataaaattataaattatgatgcATTTTGAAACTAACATGCTGCTTGGCTCTTCAATTACCTAAATATCAGTAATAGTCATATTAGACTGACCTTGTGcagttttttgagcgcagcgagtgaaagACGCAACTAATAATCAATTTGACTACATTaagttattggtttttttattacgCACTAGtgtgtccatttaatctttgccaTATATCTTATAGCTTCCAAGATCCCTCCAGTGTCAATAAAATTtagaacactctgtatatttggGAAAACCAGTATTCAGCTATGAACAACATAGCTTTTAGTAGAGCAAGAAAATGGTTTTTAGTAGAggaaaaagtatggaaataaagaaaacaaggaaaaataaTACGTCACATATGCACATAtgtcattttaatgtaatttggtgtaaatttaaatgattgaaacactgatatgaaaaccTATTTATTGATCTAATATTTATCGTGTGGCAAGACACTTTGAGAACGATTTTCATATGGAAgctttaaatttagcataaaacttaatttccacAAGAATGAGTTTATTATGCCGCATTTTCACGTCAACCTCTTTtatgtatgattgtctgtctagCCGCGGGACATGTAGAGAATGATATGAGCTATATATTTGTAATGATGTACgcagtggtgtggcgtacttctaccttgttagTTAAAGCTCAAATTCATTATTGTAATGCTTTCAAcgtagtttaaaatattcatgtacGGTGAACTTAACAGTGGGAATAGAAAATAACTAATGAAAGTTACGTGAACAACATTGTTAGCGATTACTTATTTCCACTTTATAAACGTGAAGCGAAGCACCTATTGATCACCGTTGGTAATTAGTATCACCATCGAACAATCATTATGGCATCAAAAATAATTACTGCGATCGATTTCACTTTTTATGACTTCAAAAATTCCAATTAACGCAATTAGAGGCTCGAATAGGTCGTAAAATGATCGCTACGTAAATACCGTTCAGTAATTAAAGAGCTCACATTGGTATTTCTCACTACAGAGCAAATGGATGCTAGAAGAAGGTCCGTAATGTTTTCTCAGACTGTCGTGCTGTTTTTTCTGTGCGGTTTTTATGAATACTGTGCGTCTGCTAAAAGCCCAGTTATTGAAGAATTAGAAAGGGAACTTAATGAAACTAAGGCAGCAATTTATGAGGTTAAACGGAGAAATACGTGCCTTGAACATCTAATTTCAGATTTTGAACTGGACTTCAAGAGGAACGTAGCAGAATTAGAGGTTCAAAATGCAAATGTCTCGGAGGAAGTTCTAAAGGAGACAGCGAAAATCAAAGAACTGTACATAAATCTGACGAATCTCGAAGAAACGAAATTGCTTCTAGAGAGAGAAATTGCAGAACTCCAACACTGGATAGAAGTGAGAAAGCTGGGCATCATGTTTATCAATCAAGACATAAAATTGTATAGAGAGAGAATAGAAAACGATTCTGCTGAGAAGTGCTTTGAGTTCCAAGAACCCGTACCAATGCTGCTTGGGCGGTCCGACATAGATAAATACATGGTCTTTATGCTTCAGAACGAATTGAATCAAACTAGGACAACGTTGAACTACTTACGGTCTGTGCAGAAAGAACTGCAAATGAAACTGGATCAATTGACTCcatattacaaacttaaaattgataatttatcaGAGTTACTTGAGAGAAACATACAAGATGAAGAACACGCGAAAGAAACTGTGAAGAAATTTGAAATGGAATTAAAGGAATTGTTTGCTAGGATATCGGAGTTAACAGTGGAAAAGAATGATTTAATAAAGGagcaagaaaaaattaaacatgacGTGGTCGATCTAAGAATTGTTCTATCAaatattaagaaagaaattgcTTGCTTTGAAAAACTGGAACTGATGGTCTTGAATACAACTCCTTTCTAATGGATTGATGCTCCAGATACAACTTCTATTCCAGTCACAACTTAATGTaagtgataattaatttaaaagttttgtagaaaaaattagttttataaaatttgatttaaatctgAATTATTCCATTTAACCTACatcttttaattaattgtacCCCTTTGTACTTTGCATTTACTTTACTATATCATACATTTTCTGTGAATGTAATGGATGGCAACGTTtgttaatttaatagaaatacaTTGAAATTAAGTGATACAGGTTATTTGTGCTTATAAcctatttattgttgtatttggtAGTTACACAAAATACGGTATTCCAAAtggtatgaaataataaattagagtTTGTTACCTTGCATATTGATAATtcatgataattatattttaaaatgtaagtttgtATTCGAGTGGAGACCATTCGACATTTATGATTATTGGACGATGTGACGAGAGCTTGGGCTCGCCATGGTGTTATACTAGGTTCAATTACTACCTCCATTAATAGATTAGTAATTTCTGTGGAGATAAATGTAGAGTCTAATTCAGAGTAAGAACTGGATTTAATAGATAACGGCCTACACTCTGAggtaatatgtacaaatagtgaAGCAGGTTTAGCTTTGGCTGCAGCCAGACAACTACAGGAAGAGGATTATCAGATTCATCTAGTTGCATTACTAGTTTTGAGTGCCGAGCAAGTAAGTCATGCCCAATTATACATCTGTACATAAACTTGAAAGAATAACTGAACAGGTACCTAGTGTTTGAAAAGTGAGAGAGTTAGACAGCCTAGTAACTTCTCTAATAGTAGaacaataagttttttaattttaatgtaggtTGGCGGTGCtgtatcgtgattggctgaaacTCAACCAATCAGTGGCAGCTTTTTCATAATCCGACGCTCTCTTCTTTGttgaagtaatttttcattttgtttattactcTTGGACAATAGTACAGATTTTTGCAAGTACCTTTGTTTGCCAAAAGCTGATGAATGggcctatatattttttattttcctcatttaaatactatattggCCAAATTAAGCTACCGATATAGACTGTTAATCATATTGTGATATGTAGCGTAAAGTATGTAGCTTTAACTATGAGTCTACTGACTTCCATAGGTTAATAGGAccatgattttattattgttaactattaaaattgaaatgGTCTAATATGATTTAACAGCTAAGTATAATCAAGTATAGTAGGGTTTAtatctggctggtttataccttccatttgaaccacactgggtacagcaaaaaccaatatgttacttaaaataaatctGGACAATCTTTTGGATTTCCAGGATCAACACATCATttaccgcaaatgttgagataatGGGGTGTAAAAGTAGATcaatagatctagtctactgcaggagatgactgttggagttggtggagctcCCTAAATTTTAAGGACTCCTAGTCTGCTGTGACTTATGGCTCTTGCAGACCTGTAATTTTGAAGGAGTGAAGAAACATATATCTCTGTTTTtgagataaaatttaatattttcaaatctttctgatccagaattattgaaattttccaCTAAAATGTTGAGAGACTGTTTATAAAATTGCTTCAACTCATTCCAATTCAGaaactgataataaatataaGGATAACCGCATATCAGCTGATATAATGAAAACACAAATACAGATGATCAAAGCATTAACCGAAAATATTTctcctttttttaacttttataacgtCAATGTTAATCGACATTGCGTGCCACACTGTGGATAATCGCTAGTTTAATAATAGTTTGGGAAGGCAAAGTATTTTAAGGTGTACTTATAACGACTCACCTGTTCTTGTTTCTAATTACACATAGCAAGTCTGACACAATTCTAccgtaatatttatttcaatttcaataattttacaagtacGACATTTTAATGAATCACTTTTCAAACTTTATACAacttacatatacaaataaatatgcaGAAGCAAGAATCTCTATTTATGTTACATTGCATTGGTTCATAATAGATACAAGACAAATCACGAAATTGCGGATATTTGGCACTTGTACAGTTGTACCTGCTACTGGAAGGTAGCTAACTGGTAAGCTCATCACGAGTGTGACAAATGTAATAGTATATGTTTCCAAGACGAGCTGCAACTCAGCATGCAAGACATAACCGAGAGCAGCCTCCAAATAATAGATGAGAGAAGATTATCTCTCATCACAAAGCAGACTACATGTTTGAACTATGTaagataaaattcaaataatgctTAGGAGTACTGATACTTAAAGAAACTACAGTTAAATCTGCAAGCGGGAGGGTAATGAAATAAGGTCAATAGTTTTCTTGTGTTTCTATTTATGTTGTGCAATACACAACATATCCCTATAAGTAACTTACATCCaatagacaaaaatataattgtatttatcatagttctttatttttaattttaatcaaaataacctttcatttcatgaaaataaaataacaacaacccTGCACCTAGCGGACCGAGTAAAAACTAACTCCACCTGCAACCTGGTGGCCAAGAACTGAACTATCAATATAGATCTGTTATCCAATGACAAGAGAAACTCTGTTACAAATTGATTAACACTGAGATTGGGACAAGATCctaatatatacatttcttataaaCTGAATTCCAGTGGTTGTTTACGGGCTGAACATCGTAGTAACTTTCCGATACCTGTCTATCACAATGTTTTACTTAGGTCGTACCTTTCCTCTACGACTCCCAAAGATGTAAAGTATAGTATGGATTCATAActtccaatttacaaataaaaatatttttattaaatttgtgtgttTAGGTAAAATTTGCTAGAGCTGATAGGCTAGCAGTTATCGTGAATCACAACAGCAACCGTTTTCGCTATTACTAACTGAACGACGTATCaagtaagaaattaattgatgTACCAGTAATTTATCTGTTCTCTTAGAGTCaataagacatttaaataaatgaaaacgtatttatttatgttaacagATGTGGTTAAATAAACTTTGTAACTAATCctgattgtaaaattaatacatgtaaatGAAATGAACTTATAAGTTTTTGTTCACATAAAATGTGATAATAGCTTTTCTAAGACTGATCTTCGTTAATAATATACTTCGAAAATAGCATTATAGCTACgatacatataaacatattgctCAGAGTAGTTTAAAAGTGTTATGAAtgcgtatttataaaataaaatcgcaattgtaaaattattcaaattaaaatgaaaagtaaatacatacacaaaaataGTAGGCATACGCCTATACATACACAGATAGGGCTAATAGTGGTGGGGGGAAATAATACATAGATAGGTTGTCTACAATTCTGAgtattgtattaattgtaatttcaataattttacaaatatgacTTTTATGATTAATcgcttttcaaattttatatacaatatacaaataatatatgcaGAAGCAAGAATCTCCATTCATTTTAAAGTTCAGTGGTTCATAATAGATCCAATAAACTAATTCGCGAAATCGCAGATAAAATCCCAATTAACAATAGGAATCAGGACCACTTGTACCTGCTACTGGAAGGTAGCTGTTAAGCTCATCATTGCGTGTgacaaatgtaatattatatgtcCAAAACGAACTGCAACTCAGCATTTTGGCTAAAATGACTGACTGCAGCTTCCAAATAATTAGGAGGGAAGAACCCCTCGTACACTCAATAAACTGGTACTACCacaaattacaagtttaaattcGAATTATGGAAATGAGTACTGATACTTcgagaaaatatattaattcttcaAGCGAGAGGGTAATAAAATAAGGTCAGTACTTTtcctgtgttttatttatattatacaatacacgacaaattcttatacattttataaattgaatttacacacatatatttatatttatcatagttctttatttttaatttgtatcaaaatcatcaatctattcattaaaaaaaaacaacaacaactcTGCACTTAGCGGGTGGAGTCATAACTAACTCCACCTGCAACCTAGTGGCCAAGAACTGAACTATTTTTATAGATCACCTGTTATCCAGTGACGAGGGAAACTCTGTTATAAATTGATTAATACTGCGATTGGGACCAAAATCccattacatacattttttatgaattaaatccCAGTGATTGTATATAGGCTGAACATCGTAGTAACGTTCTGATACCTGTTTACCACAATCTTGTACCTTTCCTCTTCGTCAACCAACTATATAAAGAGTGGTTTTTCCTTCCaacttacaaatacaaatatgatCATGACAGTAGTCAGGAAATATTCTCTATTATTGACTCTGCGTTGACCATGTCTGTACTCGGGATACTGTAAAATATGCatctctgtctgtttgtccacacgatatccCGAGATAATCTCTGAAGATAACTTACAATCATTTGAATAATACCTCATCAATACTGCCATATGGTATTGCCCTCCCGCTGATTtaactaataacatttatttacggaAAAAACTGCAAAATATATCCTCTAGTGATGGGAAAATCgattacataacaaaattgaatatattgtatTCCAAAGCACCCTTGTAATCGATTAGGCATTCGTAAATACTGACTAACAGACAAGTCTGCAGACTAAACTTGCGTTACTTCCTTCCCGTAACCCATCGTTTCTTGGTTATTTGGAATTGGCCAGCGAAAAGGAGGGGAAATCCTTTGTCTTTTTCTGCCTCCTGCAAACATGTTATACGCTCACACCCATGATTTATGAactcaagaaaatatatattagataacccgCTATTTTATTCCCGTCTGAAAGATTCTTTTCTACTGCAGGTTTTTTCACCAATGGTTgtagaaataaattgaaacaaaaaacctcagtcatattttgtttctattcAAGAAcatgaaatttaaacattaatttctgtctttattgtttacaaatataattattatttgaatatttgtacagTTATATATCTTGcgcagtttaaacatttttaataacttattccAAATGATGAATGTCCCCTTAATGGtccaaaaacacacacacacacacacacacaaaattttttcaataaacattgaataacatgAAGTACTTGCTCCCCCGGGACTATTTaattgattcaatgtttaatgaaaaaatgaaattaggctattgcctatttattaattgaatatttacacaattattattacacacacacacacacacacacacacacacacacacacacacacacacacacacacatatatcataatatatatatatatatatgatactacatatcataatatatatatttatatgtttttatgtgtgtgtgtgtatatatatatatatatatatatatatatatatatatatatatatatatatatatatatatacgccaATGCACCCATTTCAGTATGATGGggatttaaaaagtgttatataaaataaataactaataaacacAAGCAATTTACAAATCCTTAACTTAGTAGAAATCCAACAACGTATCGTTTAAAAATCGAGTAAATGGAGTAAGACTAACCATAAATTATTGTGAAAGCTTTGTTTAAAAGTCATTAGTTTATACTTGGCAATAATTTCTGGCAATAAGAAAATGCCAAACGGTGTTActactaagaataaaattattatcaacataAACAAAATGTGCAAGTTTTCTTCGTCGGAATTCAATTTCTTTACTAGTCGTATTCtttgtattaactataaataaaacttaagtttgaacctttaaaaataattgtatacagtTTGTTCCAACTTTTATGCACATTGAGGGGATATTTGAGTCCataagaaatgtaaaatgttttgtgtaaatattactattaacaCTGTATGTTTTGTGTCGTCAATGTTTATTTCTCCTTGTGTTTCCTAtgtgtttttcgcatatttgtattCTTGCGAAAGCTCTAGTAAAAGGTACGTTGTTCTTGGGTGAATACTGTATTtccaaatatacatttaatttcaaaattacatcaTAGATTAAATGGACAGTGTTGGGTGTAATAACAAGATCTACAAATTAATGTAGTCTGCACTGTTTTTagtcaaatattttcaaactgtcacagctctcttattaatagacagacagacaatcatagaAAAGTTAAGTTGACACGGAAATAAGTGTAATGCTCCCAACGTAGTTTAACTTATTCATTTACTGTAATCTTAATAGTGTGAATGCATAATTGCAAACGTAAATTACCGTGAACAACATAGTtaacgtttatttatttctacCTTATAAGCAAAACTGTGAAGATAAGTACCTATTGATGACGGTAGTTAGTATCGTCATCGAACGATAATATTGGCTTCAAActtgatttctttattattttagtacaagTCCTCAGTTAAGTTTCTTTGTGTTACCtatatttttacagaagtattttatattaatgtcatAGAGAACACTAGTAGTGACTGTGAAAGTTTGAAGATTGATCGCTACATAAATTTTGATTGCCGTGCAGTATTTAAAAAAGCTCTTAAACCCTCCACTGCTAGAAATTTATCCATGATGATTTCCCAGACTGTCGTGCTGCTTTTTCTGTGCGGTTGTTATGTAAACTGTGCGTATGCAAAAACCCTTGATATTGACAAAATAGAATGGCAAATCAAACGACTTAATGGAGCAATT
The Homalodisca vitripennis isolate AUS2020 chromosome 4, UT_GWSS_2.1, whole genome shotgun sequence DNA segment above includes these coding regions:
- the LOC124361326 gene encoding intermediate filament protein ifa-1-like; the protein is MFSQTVVLFFLCGFYEYCASAKSPVIEELERELNETKAAIYEVKRRNTCLEHLISDFELDFKRNVAELEVQNANVSEEVLKETAKIKELYINLTNLEETKLLLEREIAELQHWIEVRKLGIMFINQDIKLYRERIENDSAEKCFEFQEPVPMLLGRSDIDKYMVFMLQNELNQTRTTLNYLRSVQKELQMKLDQLTPYYKLKIDNLSELLERNIQDEEHAKETVKKFEMELKELFARISELTVEKNDLIKEQEKIKHDVVDLRIVLSNIKKEIACFEKLELMVLNTTPF